In Nostocoides sp. HKS02, the DNA window GGGACGATGATGATCGCGAGCTTGCGCAGCGGCTCGATCGCCTCGCGGTACTGGTCGAGGCTCTGCTGCTGCGGGGTGACGGGGGCATAGATCGGGCGCGTGCGGTAGGCGACGACCAGGCTCGAGCCCACCAGACCCGCCGTGAGCAGGAACCCGACCGTGAAGAGCACGATCTTGGTGGTCAGCTCGGTGACGAAGACGCCCTCGTACCCCACGGAGTCGAACCAGAGGACCTCCGTCCAGACCGAGGCCGCCAGCGAGACGACGAAGCCGAGCACCACGAGGATGACGATCGTGGGGGCCAACGGACCCCGTCCCGCGCGCAGGCGCAGGTTCGGCGGCCGACGACCGCCGCCAGCCGGACGCGCGTCCTCCGGTCGCTCGCCATCGCCGGGCCCACCAGAGCCGAACCAATCAGAGGAACTCACACCACGCCCGATCTGCCGCGCGGCCGACTCACCTGACCGCATGCTCGTAGTGGACCAACTTACCGAGGCTCGCTGTGGTTCCCGCACTGTTCCGCGGATGCGGCACGATGGGTGCCGTGAGCCAGACCTCCAGCCCCGTGGCCGACCCGCTGTCCATTGCCGCCCTCGACACCGAGCGGCACGTCGCGGCCTCCGGGTGGGACCAGAACCCCCGCCTGTTCGCGCTGGTGCCGACGGCCGAGCTGGTCGACCGCGAGCCCCACCTGCGCGCCCAGCTGCAGGGCCACGACCTGGTGACAGGCGCCCTCAGCGCGGTCGAGCAGGAGAACCTCCCCAAGACCGCCAACCTCGAGACCCTGCTCGGCGGGATCGCGTGGCCGGGCACCGTCGTGGGCGCCGCCCTGGCGGTGGAACGGATCGTCGTGCCCCCGGAGGCCGAGCGGGACCTGCCCGAGCACCCCGACGCGGCCGTCGACGCGCTGGCCGCCCATCCCCTGCGTCAGGACGTACGGCTGCTCGTCGCCG includes these proteins:
- a CDS encoding PPA1309 family protein — its product is MGAVSQTSSPVADPLSIAALDTERHVAASGWDQNPRLFALVPTAELVDREPHLRAQLQGHDLVTGALSAVEQENLPKTANLETLLGGIAWPGTVVGAALAVERIVVPPEAERDLPEHPDAAVDALAAHPLRQDVRLLVAVTRDGQSRCLLRQRAHDRDDQVAMGEDIAPGLVHALQATLQE